The Fibrobacter sp. UWB2 genome window below encodes:
- a CDS encoding 1-deoxy-D-xylulose-5-phosphate synthase, which translates to MFLEKIKSPADVKALDIKSLEQLAAEMRTALLKKLSKRGGHVAPNLGFVEGTIALHYVFDSPRDKIVYDVSHQSYSHKMLTGRAQAFLDESHYGDVTGYSEPTESEHDFFMVGHTSTSVSLALGLATARDVLRESGNVIAVIGDGSLSGGEAFEGLDNAGEYATNFIVVVNDNEMSIAENHGGLYKSLAELRATAGKSENNYFKSLGFDYKYLEQGNDIASLIEIFKSVKNSTRPVVVHLHTQKGRGYSYAEQNREGWHWAAPFNIETGEINWGSGENYGEILGLYLMAKIKSDPKVVVIHSAVPAGIGFYEARRKEAGKQYIDVGIAEEHAVALASGLAKGGAKPIYSTHGTFLQRTYDQLSQDLCANNNPATILVTMSGADGMNDTTHLCIFDIPMLSNIPNLVYLCPTCVEEFKTMADWAIDQTEHPVAIRIPNAVHHRSDIFEKDYSNLNKFKVVHRGERVALIGLGDFYQRAAAVALELRREGIDATLVNPRYASGVDKDLLLELAKTHDVFVTLENGVIEGGFGQKVATSLGDTSAKVLVRGLSKEFYDKVSFADLCEKNHLNPSQVAKDVMQLLS; encoded by the coding sequence ATGTTCCTAGAAAAAATCAAGTCCCCTGCCGACGTGAAAGCGTTGGACATCAAGAGTCTCGAACAGCTTGCCGCCGAAATGCGCACAGCACTCCTTAAAAAGCTTTCTAAGCGTGGCGGTCACGTGGCGCCTAACCTCGGATTTGTAGAAGGGACGATTGCGCTCCACTACGTTTTTGATTCTCCGAGGGACAAGATTGTCTATGACGTGAGCCACCAGAGCTACAGCCACAAGATGCTCACGGGCCGCGCCCAGGCGTTCTTGGACGAATCGCATTACGGCGATGTGACGGGCTATAGCGAACCGACCGAAAGCGAACACGATTTCTTTATGGTGGGGCATACCTCTACGTCGGTGAGCCTTGCGCTTGGCCTTGCGACCGCTCGCGATGTGCTGCGTGAATCGGGCAATGTGATTGCTGTAATTGGTGACGGTTCCTTGAGCGGTGGCGAAGCGTTTGAAGGTCTTGATAATGCTGGCGAATACGCTACGAATTTTATTGTTGTGGTGAACGATAACGAAATGTCCATTGCCGAAAACCACGGCGGGCTTTACAAGTCCCTGGCAGAACTTCGCGCGACTGCGGGCAAGTCTGAAAACAATTACTTTAAGTCGCTTGGCTTTGATTACAAGTATCTTGAACAAGGTAATGATATCGCTTCGCTCATTGAAATTTTCAAGTCCGTGAAAAATTCGACGCGCCCGGTCGTGGTGCATCTGCATACGCAAAAAGGCCGTGGCTATTCCTATGCCGAACAGAACCGCGAAGGCTGGCATTGGGCGGCTCCGTTCAACATCGAAACGGGCGAAATCAACTGGGGCAGTGGCGAAAATTACGGTGAAATTCTCGGCCTCTACTTGATGGCAAAAATCAAGAGCGATCCGAAGGTTGTCGTGATCCATTCTGCCGTTCCGGCGGGAATAGGCTTCTATGAAGCTCGTCGTAAAGAGGCGGGTAAGCAGTATATTGACGTAGGCATTGCCGAAGAGCATGCGGTAGCTCTTGCATCCGGACTTGCAAAGGGTGGCGCGAAGCCGATTTACAGTACGCACGGAACATTCCTCCAGCGCACTTACGATCAGCTATCTCAGGACTTGTGCGCAAACAACAATCCGGCGACAATTTTGGTGACGATGTCAGGTGCCGATGGCATGAACGATACGACGCACCTTTGCATTTTCGATATCCCGATGCTTTCGAATATTCCGAACTTGGTTTATCTTTGCCCGACCTGCGTTGAGGAATTCAAGACGATGGCGGACTGGGCGATTGACCAGACGGAACATCCGGTGGCGATTCGCATTCCGAATGCAGTGCATCATCGAAGTGATATTTTCGAGAAGGATTACTCCAATCTCAACAAGTTTAAGGTTGTGCATCGTGGCGAACGCGTGGCGCTTATTGGTCTTGGCGATTTCTACCAGCGTGCTGCGGCTGTGGCGCTTGAACTGCGTCGCGAAGGCATTGATGCAACGCTTGTGAACCCGCGATATGCAAGCGGGGTCGATAAGGACTTGCTTTTGGAACTTGCAAAGACTCACGATGTGTTTGTCACGCTCGAAAATGGCGTGATCGAGGGTGGTTTTGGCCAGAAGGTGGCGACCTCTCTTGGCGATACAAGTGCGAAGGTGCTCGTGCGCGGACTTTCCAAGGAGTTCTACGACAAGGTGAGCTTTGCGGATCTCTGTGAGAAAAATCACTTGAATCCGTCGCAGGTCGCAAAAGACGTGATGCAACTCCTATCGTAA
- a CDS encoding DMT family transporter: MKKTGLGFALAAASAICYGTNPLGALHLYAQNYSPETVLFYRFFTAAILLFAVILAKGSHFKISFREFLALVAFGFLFAVSSLTYYASFKYMDAGLASTLLFLYPLEVSVLMAIFFKERIKAWTIASIAVSMVGVALLYRGGDGSTLSSVGCLLVFLSSISYAIYMVMANRINLQMGSVKMTFYAICFCLCFLLLYSVTLGAGLPPLFTQASSWGWGFMLGFVPTVLSLIFMVKAVKIIGSTPTAILGALEPVTAVTIGVTVFGETITTRLIAGIILILGSVVLIAVKK; this comes from the coding sequence GTGAAAAAAACAGGTTTAGGTTTCGCTCTCGCGGCTGCGTCCGCCATTTGCTACGGCACGAATCCGCTGGGTGCGTTGCATTTGTACGCTCAGAATTACTCGCCTGAAACGGTTCTGTTTTACCGCTTTTTTACGGCGGCAATTCTCCTTTTTGCGGTAATTCTCGCGAAAGGCTCGCATTTTAAAATCTCGTTTCGCGAGTTCCTTGCGCTTGTCGCGTTCGGATTCCTCTTTGCGGTAAGTTCGCTTACGTATTACGCATCCTTCAAGTACATGGACGCAGGGCTTGCATCCACGCTATTGTTCCTTTATCCGCTCGAAGTCTCGGTGCTCATGGCCATTTTCTTCAAGGAACGTATAAAGGCTTGGACAATCGCTTCTATCGCGGTCTCGATGGTGGGCGTGGCGCTCTTGTATCGCGGCGGCGATGGCTCGACGCTAAGCTCAGTGGGGTGCCTGCTGGTGTTCTTGTCATCCATAAGCTATGCGATTTACATGGTGATGGCAAACCGCATCAACCTACAGATGGGCTCCGTGAAAATGACTTTTTACGCCATCTGTTTTTGCCTATGTTTTTTGCTGCTTTATTCAGTGACACTTGGCGCTGGCCTCCCGCCGCTCTTTACGCAGGCAAGTTCGTGGGGTTGGGGCTTTATGCTTGGCTTTGTGCCGACGGTGCTTTCACTTATTTTTATGGTCAAGGCCGTGAAAATTATTGGCTCTACGCCTACGGCAATTCTCGGGGCGCTTGAACCCGTGACCGCCGTGACCATTGGCGTGACTGTATTCGGCGAAACGATCACCACCCGCCTCATCGCAGGGATCATCTTGATCCTCGGCTCTGTTGTGCTCATAGCTGTGAAGAAGTAG
- a CDS encoding FISUMP domain-containing protein, translating into MITVLIIFLVILLIVVGVILFVNIGVRFTMFTARTIIDTIKSPLSLFLIMCFIVVAILALIINQKSARDSSYAPSNDIPVTTEYKRSLPENKRTHFNTSETNTPTRETQEEPYQKTNEGEYKPNQSAQGNHNYIMDSRDGKTYKTVKLGNQVWMAENLNYETNGSYCYKDDPEKCAKYGRLYIWESALNACPVGWHLPAKEEYETLLGYVEKQEKETIEKIYRDLEEKYELDLRWGGYFLARDKDRYGFSVLPVDCDYWTATENDGNRAYNMFLDDMGFSSFWDSQKDHKSYVHCLRNP; encoded by the coding sequence ATGATCACTGTATTAATCATCTTTCTCGTAATTTTACTGATTGTCGTTGGCGTAATATTGTTTGTCAATATTGGTGTCCGATTCACCATGTTCACTGCCCGCACCATTATCGACACTATCAAGAGTCCTTTATCGCTGTTTCTAATCATGTGCTTCATAGTGGTAGCCATTTTGGCACTTATCATTAACCAAAAATCTGCGAGAGACTCATCCTATGCCCCTAGTAATGATATTCCCGTAACTACAGAATACAAACGATCTCTCCCCGAAAATAAGCGCACTCATTTTAACACAAGCGAAACAAACACGCCAACCCGCGAAACGCAAGAAGAACCCTATCAGAAAACAAACGAGGGTGAGTACAAACCCAACCAATCCGCACAGGGAAATCATAATTACATCATGGATTCTCGCGATGGAAAAACCTACAAAACCGTGAAATTAGGCAACCAAGTGTGGATGGCCGAAAACCTGAATTATGAAACAAACGGCAGCTATTGCTATAAGGATGATCCAGAAAAATGCGCTAAGTACGGACGGCTTTACATTTGGGAATCTGCATTGAATGCATGCCCAGTTGGTTGGCATCTTCCCGCCAAAGAAGAATATGAAACCCTATTAGGCTACGTAGAAAAACAAGAAAAAGAAACAATAGAAAAAATATATAGGGACCTAGAAGAAAAATATGAATTGGATCTAAGATGGGGGGGATACTTCCTAGCTAGGGACAAAGACCGATACGGTTTTTCTGTTCTTCCTGTGGATTGTGATTACTGGACTGCCACAGAGAATGATGGCAACAGAGCCTACAACATGTTCTTGGATGATATGGGCTTCAGTTCGTTCTGGGACTCCCAAAAGGATCACAAGAGTTATGTTCATTGTCTCCGGAATCCTTAG
- a CDS encoding DnaJ domain-containing protein, translated as MKEALVRYDKADAINFVTSLFRLIEPIHRPIKNQNDYTGIEKILSKVAGMFDLTKDEYYCIVEPFAQKLIKLDMNVAAHSEDFLRKVNEGVKNKKKNELYRITDSGTISDSQQQSEDNNFESSFDDESLMDEYYAIFGCTPNASEKEIQSAYGKIIKESDSPKWDKKSAKERFAKIQEAYQIIKVAKGF; from the coding sequence TTGAAAGAAGCTCTTGTGCGTTACGACAAGGCAGATGCGATAAATTTTGTAACATCGCTTTTTCGACTTATAGAACCTATTCATCGACCGATAAAAAACCAAAACGACTATACAGGTATTGAAAAGATTCTGTCCAAAGTTGCCGGGATGTTCGACTTGACAAAAGATGAATACTATTGCATCGTGGAACCCTTTGCTCAAAAATTAATTAAGTTAGATATGAATGTTGCTGCGCATTCGGAAGATTTTTTGAGAAAGGTCAACGAGGGCGTAAAAAATAAAAAGAAGAATGAATTATATCGTATCACGGATTCTGGGACAATATCAGATTCGCAGCAACAATCTGAAGATAACAACTTTGAATCCAGTTTTGATGATGAAAGTTTAATGGACGAATATTACGCTATTTTCGGTTGCACGCCTAATGCTTCTGAAAAAGAAATACAGTCTGCTTATGGAAAAATAATTAAGGAATCTGATTCTCCTAAATGGGACAAAAAATCAGCAAAAGAGCGTTTCGCTAAAATTCAGGAAGCGTATCAAATAATAAAAGTTGCCAAGGGATTTTAA
- the smc gene encoding chromosome segregation protein SMC encodes MQITKLKIFGFKSFAQRTEINFPTKGLTAVVGPNGCGKSNITDAIRWVLGEQKAAALRMGKMQDVIFSGTEERAAMSLAEVSIVIDNSDGTLASDYSEVIVTRRVHRDGSGEYLINNQECRLRDVHALLFDSGLGSSTYSQMNADMIKAVLSDKADDRRVLFEEAAGVSKYKQQRKETRRQLERVQMDMERVEDNLRSVRRSVRLYETQAEKVNAYKKLNTRLRELDLSVSLDKFEDYKEGLATLDSTTKRMNHEVESSKTQATELQAKIEEKKLAISEDENTYRDLERNVQAATIALNDLNNNIMRLRDSMAALESSNEKAQGEIERSEQKSQELSEEKARLEEEIAVLGSENDMDELNALLERERETLQVMRDKVDDLRTQSRELSNERLQATNRVNSLRGRFERMDAEVNMLQSNIAKWQTEIEGLDKQKSDAEANIAEIQAGIEDTNREIENLEEQRATREERLESERAELTEAQQKLQGLKNEEARLQSRIDVLQSVMNEGSDANRYLKENKANLIGGLVSERIEATPEYASSVEAALGEILDSVVVNGDSAVNEIVDALKSENVGKVLMSLVSSAAPAYDKPVNNPGVIGSLKDFVKTDDEVSPWLSGILSRYFVVDSLQTALNLAKEYRGENLNFVTADTIVRTSGLVSFGVSTSGALSRKNEIADAEALLEKVLGDISAGEENVDRLRELTEEDAQMLSSLVDEIREKRDSLRGGDASIRIHRNTVENCTRRLNQLNGEVTNAQNRIDAATQSKNSDAELAEAEAEVEKVEERYQTISDQLGENETMLREKEEDVRELERSAQDKTSRLKQNQNRVVAIADQMEFLDNTIRNRREEIEKNTVSIEKFETDCNKLADEAQVKDNALRELERNRDLARERYDLVSGDLEGWRDEVNRLRDDMIEKMKELNDVGRRQESLQNNLDRLRERITNEWTVDLDNPENVERVEYTQPEADREIRELRGKIKELGPININVMEDYEDEKKRLEEVEKQFDDLDRARASLDRTITKLDDIARQRYLDTFARIQKNFQFVFSKLFLNGETKMNLVERVDEMGKPMDILDADIEINVRPTGKKMRGIKALSGGEHALTATALLFAIYMEKPSPYCVLDEVDGPLDDANVGRFMALLREFSKQTLFIVVTHNKRTMAEADMLYGVTQEIKGISRIASVQLADATKFAI; translated from the coding sequence GTGCAGATAACTAAGTTAAAGATTTTTGGTTTTAAATCCTTCGCGCAGAGAACGGAAATTAACTTCCCGACGAAGGGTCTTACGGCTGTTGTTGGGCCGAACGGCTGTGGCAAGTCCAATATTACGGACGCCATCCGCTGGGTGCTTGGCGAACAGAAAGCCGCCGCTTTGCGTATGGGTAAAATGCAAGACGTTATCTTTAGCGGTACCGAAGAACGTGCCGCCATGAGTCTTGCCGAAGTTTCTATCGTCATTGATAATAGCGATGGTACGCTTGCTTCTGATTATTCCGAAGTCATTGTGACGCGCCGTGTGCACCGCGATGGTTCGGGCGAATACCTCATCAATAACCAAGAATGCCGTCTGCGTGACGTTCACGCCTTGCTCTTTGACTCGGGTCTTGGTTCCAGCACGTATTCGCAGATGAACGCCGACATGATCAAGGCGGTTCTTTCGGATAAGGCAGATGACCGCCGAGTGCTCTTTGAAGAAGCCGCAGGCGTGAGCAAGTACAAACAGCAGCGCAAGGAAACGCGCCGCCAGCTCGAACGTGTGCAGATGGACATGGAACGTGTCGAAGACAACTTGCGCAGTGTGCGCCGTTCTGTCCGTCTCTATGAAACTCAGGCCGAAAAGGTCAATGCTTACAAGAAATTAAATACACGCCTCCGCGAACTCGATTTGTCTGTAAGTCTCGATAAGTTTGAAGATTATAAAGAAGGTTTGGCCACGCTAGATTCAACGACCAAGCGCATGAACCACGAAGTGGAATCTTCTAAGACGCAGGCGACGGAATTGCAGGCTAAGATTGAAGAAAAGAAGCTTGCAATTAGCGAGGACGAAAATACTTACCGCGATTTGGAACGCAATGTCCAGGCGGCAACGATTGCCTTAAACGACCTGAACAACAACATCATGCGTTTGCGCGATTCCATGGCCGCTCTTGAATCTTCGAACGAAAAGGCTCAGGGCGAAATTGAACGCAGCGAACAGAAGTCGCAGGAACTCTCCGAAGAAAAGGCTCGCCTCGAAGAAGAAATTGCCGTTCTCGGTAGCGAAAACGACATGGACGAGCTGAATGCGCTTTTGGAACGCGAACGTGAAACGCTCCAGGTCATGCGCGACAAGGTCGATGACTTGCGTACGCAGTCCCGTGAACTTTCGAACGAACGCTTGCAGGCGACGAACCGCGTGAACTCCCTTCGCGGCCGCTTCGAACGCATGGATGCCGAAGTCAACATGCTCCAGTCGAACATCGCGAAGTGGCAGACCGAAATTGAAGGTCTCGACAAGCAGAAGTCCGATGCTGAAGCAAACATCGCCGAAATCCAGGCGGGTATCGAAGACACGAATCGCGAAATCGAAAATCTCGAAGAACAGCGTGCCACGCGTGAAGAACGCTTGGAATCCGAACGTGCCGAACTCACCGAAGCGCAACAGAAATTGCAGGGATTGAAGAATGAAGAAGCCCGTTTGCAGTCTAGAATTGATGTGCTCCAAAGCGTGATGAACGAAGGCTCTGATGCCAACCGTTACCTCAAGGAAAACAAGGCGAACCTCATTGGAGGTCTTGTTTCGGAACGCATCGAGGCTACGCCGGAATACGCATCGAGCGTCGAAGCCGCTCTCGGTGAAATTCTTGATTCTGTAGTCGTGAATGGCGATAGTGCCGTGAACGAAATTGTGGATGCGCTCAAGAGCGAAAACGTGGGCAAGGTGCTCATGTCGCTTGTTTCGAGTGCCGCTCCCGCTTACGACAAGCCGGTGAACAATCCGGGTGTCATAGGTTCGCTCAAGGATTTTGTCAAGACGGATGACGAAGTTTCTCCGTGGCTCTCGGGAATTCTCTCTCGCTATTTTGTTGTAGATTCTTTGCAGACCGCACTGAATTTGGCGAAGGAATACCGTGGCGAAAACTTGAATTTTGTCACCGCCGATACAATTGTGCGTACAAGTGGCCTTGTGTCGTTTGGCGTTTCGACGTCGGGAGCGCTCTCCCGCAAGAACGAAATTGCAGATGCCGAAGCGCTTTTGGAAAAGGTCCTTGGCGATATTTCTGCCGGTGAAGAAAATGTGGACCGATTGCGTGAACTGACTGAAGAAGATGCTCAGATGCTTTCGTCTTTGGTTGATGAAATCCGTGAAAAGCGCGATTCTCTGCGTGGTGGCGATGCTTCTATCCGCATTCACCGAAATACGGTTGAAAACTGCACCCGTCGCTTGAACCAGTTGAATGGCGAAGTGACGAACGCGCAGAACAGAATTGATGCGGCGACGCAGTCCAAGAACAGCGATGCTGAACTTGCCGAAGCCGAAGCTGAAGTCGAAAAGGTCGAAGAACGTTACCAGACGATTTCGGATCAACTCGGTGAAAACGAGACGATGCTCCGCGAAAAAGAAGAAGATGTCCGCGAACTCGAACGCAGTGCGCAAGACAAGACTTCTCGCCTCAAGCAGAACCAGAACCGTGTGGTCGCCATTGCTGACCAGATGGAATTTTTGGACAATACGATTCGCAACCGCCGTGAAGAAATCGAAAAGAACACGGTTTCGATTGAAAAGTTCGAGACGGATTGCAACAAGCTCGCTGACGAAGCGCAAGTGAAGGATAATGCGCTCCGTGAACTGGAACGCAACCGCGACCTTGCACGTGAACGCTACGACCTCGTGAGCGGCGATCTTGAAGGATGGCGTGATGAAGTCAACCGCCTCCGCGATGACATGATTGAAAAGATGAAGGAACTGAATGACGTCGGCCGTCGTCAGGAATCCCTTCAGAACAATCTCGACCGCCTCCGCGAACGCATCACGAACGAATGGACTGTCGATTTGGACAATCCCGAGAACGTTGAACGTGTGGAATACACGCAGCCCGAAGCCGACCGCGAGATTCGTGAACTCCGCGGCAAGATCAAAGAGCTTGGCCCGATTAACATCAACGTGATGGAAGATTACGAAGACGAAAAGAAGCGCCTCGAAGAAGTCGAAAAACAGTTCGACGACCTCGATCGCGCCCGTGCATCGCTCGACCGCACCATCACAAAGCTTGACGACATTGCCCGCCAGCGCTACCTGGATACGTTTGCACGCATCCAGAAGAACTTCCAGTTCGTGTTCAGTAAGCTGTTCCTCAATGGCGAAACGAAGATGAACCTCGTGGAACGCGTGGACGAAATGGGCAAGCCGATGGACATTCTCGATGCCGACATCGAAATCAACGTCCGCCCGACCGGTAAGAAAATGCGCGGTATCAAGGCGCTTTCCGGTGGTGAACACGCGCTTACGGCAACGGCGCTTTTGTTCGCTATTTACATGGAAAAGCCGTCTCCGTACTGCGTGCTGGACGAAGTTGATGGTCCGCTTGATGACGCTAACGTCGGTCGCTTTATGGCGCTCCTCCGTGAATTCAGTAAGCAGACCTTGTTCATCGTCGTGACGCATAACAAGCGTACCATGGCCGAAGCCGATATGCTCTACGGTGTGACGCAGGAAATCAAGGGTATTTCCCGCATCGCTAGCGTACAGCTCGCCGACGCAACTAAGTTCGCGATTTAA
- a CDS encoding MBOAT family protein — translation MVFSSQIFLFYFLPTFLVGYFVLFKLGAKHSFLNLFITIFSYIFYGWLEPWLVFLMFGCTLVVYVAGRFISAPDASKFQRNFALGTAIAVNLGALGFFKYYMFGMGIVNDFATMLGCEPFSIMTVLLPVGISFYSFQSMSYAIDVWRGTAPPVKNFATFACYVALFPQLVAGPIVRYNTVAEELETRTHTLENFVRGILFFCFGFAEKIFLANQVGIIADRVFAADAPGVINSWWGSLAYMFQIYFDFSAYSNMAIGLGLMLGFHFPRNFNGPYRSISITDFWKRWHISLTSWFRDYLYIPLGGNRVPTGRMYFNLFLVMFVSGVWHGANWTFVCWGLYHAFFMIVERANNKNAWYYKAPRVVQILLTQVIVLFGWVLFRADSIGDAVRMWKNMLGLGATAASDVILSTEIFTPTCVTFMLLAGLFSFWKFRSYDWCVDVSFKKSLVVLGLFILATLALFTQSYNPFLYFQF, via the coding sequence ATGGTCTTCTCTTCCCAGATTTTCCTTTTCTATTTCTTGCCGACGTTCTTGGTCGGCTACTTTGTTCTCTTCAAGCTCGGGGCCAAACACTCGTTCTTGAATTTGTTCATCACCATCTTCAGCTATATCTTTTATGGTTGGCTCGAACCGTGGCTCGTGTTCCTCATGTTCGGCTGTACGCTCGTGGTGTACGTGGCGGGGCGGTTCATCTCGGCGCCTGACGCAAGCAAGTTCCAGCGGAATTTTGCGCTCGGTACGGCGATTGCGGTAAATCTCGGTGCACTTGGATTCTTCAAGTATTACATGTTCGGCATGGGAATCGTGAACGATTTTGCGACCATGCTCGGCTGTGAACCGTTCTCTATTATGACGGTCCTTTTGCCGGTGGGTATTTCGTTCTACTCGTTCCAGTCCATGAGTTACGCGATTGACGTGTGGCGCGGTACGGCACCTCCGGTCAAGAACTTTGCGACATTCGCATGCTACGTGGCGCTTTTCCCGCAGCTTGTGGCGGGCCCGATTGTGCGTTACAATACGGTTGCCGAAGAACTTGAAACCCGCACGCATACGCTCGAAAACTTTGTGCGCGGTATTTTGTTCTTCTGCTTTGGTTTTGCCGAAAAAATCTTCCTTGCAAACCAAGTGGGCATTATCGCTGACCGCGTTTTTGCGGCCGATGCTCCAGGCGTCATCAATAGCTGGTGGGGCTCGCTTGCCTACATGTTCCAGATTTACTTTGACTTCTCGGCCTATTCTAATATGGCGATTGGTCTTGGCCTTATGCTCGGGTTCCATTTCCCGCGCAACTTCAACGGCCCGTACCGCTCGATTAGCATTACGGACTTCTGGAAACGCTGGCACATTTCCCTCACGAGCTGGTTCCGCGATTACCTGTACATTCCGCTGGGCGGTAACCGCGTGCCGACGGGTCGCATGTACTTCAACCTTTTCCTCGTGATGTTCGTGAGTGGCGTTTGGCATGGTGCAAACTGGACGTTTGTGTGCTGGGGCCTTTATCACGCCTTCTTCATGATTGTCGAACGTGCGAACAACAAGAACGCTTGGTACTACAAGGCTCCTCGCGTGGTGCAAATCCTTTTGACTCAGGTGATTGTGCTCTTTGGCTGGGTGCTTTTCCGTGCGGATTCTATTGGCGATGCCGTCCGCATGTGGAAGAATATGCTTGGGCTTGGCGCAACGGCTGCTTCCGACGTGATTTTGTCTACTGAAATTTTCACGCCGACATGCGTCACTTTCATGCTGCTTGCAGGGCTCTTCTCGTTCTGGAAGTTCCGCAGCTACGATTGGTGCGTTGACGTCTCGTTCAAAAAATCGCTTGTCGTGCTTGGGCTTTTCATCCTTGCAACGCTTGCGCTCTTTACCCAGAGCTACAATCCGTTCCTTTATTTCCAGTTCTAG
- the ilvB gene encoding biosynthetic-type acetolactate synthase large subunit has translation MANKTLSGAEVIIECLKREGVDTIFGYPGGSAIPMFDAILDSSIKVVLSRHEQGATHMADGYARQTGKVGVALVTSGPGATNTFTGIYTALMDSSPIVVLTAQTTTPNLGKDAFQECDTSGMTFATVKHSYLVKDTNDLPRVMKEAFHIARSGRPGPVLIDLPKDVTAGPCTAPFTDQMDLPGYKIPTYASTESVEKAAEYLKNSKKPLLLVGHGAMISGAHRQVKELAEKLGAPVCCTMLGLGAFPTDHELSLGMLGMHGTIYANKAVLECDLILSIGSRWDDRITGKLSEFCKNAVKMHIDIDPAEEGKVLQPDVFMCGDAKLVLEQLLPMVNKLDTADWIKTCQTWKKRYPLTYAKQGGLRMQHIVATVSELTQGKAIVTTDVGQHQMWVAQFFHINYPRQLHSSGGAGTMGFGFPAAIGAAFGNETGWPVCSFSGDGGFQMTEAELATAAIHKLPIKIFVMDNKYLGMVRQWQELFYDHRYSSVDMRGNPDFVKLAEAYGIPGLRIKRPADAERVIQKALDYNDGPILIHCECEKEDNVFPMIPAGAPITSMITEQPKTQLEKPTGST, from the coding sequence ATGGCAAATAAGACCTTAAGTGGTGCCGAAGTGATTATCGAATGCCTCAAGCGTGAAGGCGTTGATACAATTTTCGGCTATCCCGGTGGATCGGCCATTCCGATGTTCGATGCCATCCTCGACTCCAGCATCAAAGTTGTGCTCAGCCGTCATGAACAGGGCGCAACCCACATGGCTGACGGTTATGCCCGCCAGACCGGTAAGGTCGGTGTAGCTCTTGTCACTAGCGGTCCGGGTGCAACGAACACGTTTACAGGTATTTATACAGCTCTCATGGATTCTAGCCCGATCGTCGTGCTCACGGCACAGACGACGACTCCGAACTTGGGCAAGGACGCTTTCCAGGAATGCGATACTAGCGGTATGACTTTTGCAACCGTGAAGCATTCTTACTTGGTGAAGGACACGAACGACCTCCCGCGCGTGATGAAGGAAGCTTTCCACATTGCACGTTCTGGCCGTCCGGGCCCGGTGCTTATCGACCTCCCGAAGGACGTGACTGCAGGCCCCTGCACCGCTCCGTTCACGGACCAGATGGACCTTCCGGGTTACAAGATCCCGACCTACGCTTCTACTGAAAGCGTCGAAAAGGCCGCGGAATACCTCAAGAATTCTAAGAAGCCGCTTTTGCTCGTGGGCCATGGTGCCATGATTTCTGGCGCACACCGCCAGGTGAAGGAACTCGCCGAAAAGCTCGGCGCTCCGGTTTGCTGCACAATGCTTGGCCTCGGTGCATTCCCGACCGACCACGAACTTTCTCTCGGCATGCTCGGCATGCACGGTACAATTTACGCCAACAAGGCTGTCCTCGAATGCGACTTGATCCTTTCGATCGGTAGCCGTTGGGACGACCGCATTACCGGTAAGCTCAGCGAATTCTGCAAGAACGCCGTGAAGATGCACATCGACATCGACCCTGCCGAAGAAGGCAAGGTGTTGCAGCCGGATGTGTTCATGTGCGGTGACGCGAAGCTCGTCCTGGAACAGCTCCTCCCGATGGTGAACAAGCTTGATACCGCTGACTGGATCAAGACTTGCCAGACTTGGAAGAAGCGCTACCCGCTTACCTACGCCAAGCAGGGCGGCCTCCGTATGCAGCACATCGTTGCTACCGTGAGCGAACTTACGCAGGGCAAGGCTATTGTTACTACAGACGTGGGCCAGCACCAGATGTGGGTTGCTCAGTTCTTCCACATCAACTATCCGCGTCAGCTCCACTCCAGCGGTGGCGCAGGCACGATGGGCTTTGGCTTCCCGGCTGCTATCGGTGCCGCATTCGGCAACGAAACCGGCTGGCCGGTTTGCAGCTTCAGCGGTGACGGTGGTTTCCAGATGACCGAAGCAGAACTTGCAACGGCAGCCATCCACAAGCTCCCCATCAAGATTTTCGTGATGGACAACAAGTACCTCGGCATGGTGCGCCAGTGGCAGGAACTCTTCTATGACCACCGCTACTCCAGCGTTGACATGAGAGGCAACCCGGACTTCGTGAAGCTCGCTGAAGCTTACGGCATCCCGGGTCTGCGTATCAAGCGCCCGGCCGATGCTGAGCGCGTGATCCAGAAGGCTTTGGACTACAACGACGGCCCGATTCTCATCCACTGCGAATGCGAAAAGGAAGACAACGTGTTCCCGATGATTCCGGCAGGCGCTCCGATCACAAGCATGATCACCGAACAGCCGAAGACGCAGCTCGAAAAACCCACCGGATCGACGTAA